A section of the Deltaproteobacteria bacterium genome encodes:
- a CDS encoding rubrerythrin family protein — MSLKGTQTEKNLLTAFAGESQARNRYTYFAGQAKKEGFVQIADIFDETANQEREHAKRFFKFLEGGEVEVQASFPAGRIGTTAENLKAAADGEHGEWTEMYPSFAKVAREEGFEAAALAFEAISVAERQHEKRYRDLLANIEAGEVFRKKKKVVWRCRNCGYLHEGEEAPGKCPACDHPQAHFEVLGENW; from the coding sequence ATGAGTTTGAAGGGAACGCAGACGGAAAAGAATCTCCTCACTGCCTTTGCCGGTGAGTCGCAGGCACGGAACCGTTATACCTATTTTGCCGGGCAGGCAAAGAAGGAAGGTTTTGTGCAGATTGCGGATATCTTCGATGAGACGGCAAACCAGGAACGGGAGCATGCCAAGCGGTTTTTCAAGTTCCTCGAAGGGGGAGAGGTCGAGGTGCAGGCGTCTTTCCCGGCCGGGAGGATCGGCACGACGGCGGAGAACCTGAAGGCCGCAGCCGACGGGGAACATGGGGAGTGGACCGAGATGTATCCCTCTTTTGCAAAGGTTGCACGGGAGGAGGGGTTTGAAGCGGCCGCCCTCGCCTTCGAGGCGATCTCTGTTGCGGAGAGACAACATGAGAAACGCTACCGTGATCTTCTTGCCAATATCGAGGCGGGTGAGGTTTTCAGGAAGAAGAAAAAAGTGGTCTGGCGCTGCCGCAACTGCGGCTATCTTCATGAAGGGGAAGAGGCTCCCGGCAAGTGTCCCGCCTGTGATCATCCCCAAGCTCACTTTGAAGTTCTCGGTGAAAACTGGTAG
- a CDS encoding 4Fe-4S dicluster domain-containing protein — MTMKYLKDVATLKYDPEKCKGCGRCVEVCPHCVFEMKEKRAVITDRDLCMECGACVKNCEFGAILVNPGVGCASAIINSLLFGGEPSCGCDGEGNGNGCC; from the coding sequence ATGACCATGAAATATCTCAAGGATGTCGCAACGCTCAAATACGATCCGGAAAAGTGCAAAGGGTGCGGCCGGTGCGTCGAGGTCTGTCCCCACTGCGTCTTTGAGATGAAGGAAAAACGGGCCGTGATCACCGACCGGGACCTTTGCATGGAGTGCGGCGCCTGCGTGAAGAACTGTGAATTCGGAGCCATCCTGGTCAACCCCGGCGTCGGCTGCGCCTCGGCCATTATCAACAGCCTCCTCTTCGGGGGGGAGCCGAGCTGCGGGTGTGACGGGGAGGGGAATGGAAACGGCTGTTGTTGA
- a CDS encoding acetyl-CoA synthase subunit gamma: MSEQSEKSCCTSQTITPSPCCGEKGPTTDRFVRMGDLRVPSPAVQHVGTGWSRADRWGAFRSRISAFRMQYRVEPGLYAVGSPDKTSDVFVSANYKLSFDHLRRALKGRDAWIVVLDTKGINVWCAAGKGTFGTEELIRRIRAVGLDRVVEHRRVIVPQLGAVGVAAHVVKKETGFRVLFGPVAAKDIPTFIDAGYRATREMRKVRFSMWDRLVLTPMELNPAMKKFPYFLVGVFLLFGLQREGILFRPAWDGGLSFVILGLVSVLAGTVFMPILLPYLPTPSFGIKGWIAGLLSTCATFLAGGVPLRSVLLSLVALILFPAASSYLALNFTGSTPYTGMSGVEKELKRALPLYFTALVLSALFLIIYKVRTWG; this comes from the coding sequence ATGAGCGAACAATCGGAAAAATCCTGCTGTACTTCGCAAACGATCACTCCTTCCCCCTGTTGCGGTGAAAAGGGCCCCACGACGGACAGGTTTGTCCGGATGGGCGATCTTCGTGTTCCTTCCCCGGCTGTGCAGCATGTCGGGACCGGCTGGTCCCGGGCGGACCGTTGGGGCGCATTCAGATCGAGAATCAGCGCCTTCCGCATGCAGTACCGGGTGGAGCCCGGTCTCTACGCTGTCGGGAGCCCGGACAAGACCTCCGATGTCTTCGTCAGCGCCAATTACAAATTGAGTTTCGATCATCTTCGCCGTGCCTTGAAGGGGCGGGATGCCTGGATCGTGGTTCTCGACACGAAGGGAATCAATGTCTGGTGTGCGGCGGGGAAGGGGACCTTCGGGACGGAGGAACTGATCCGGAGGATCCGTGCCGTCGGGCTCGATCGGGTGGTTGAGCACCGGCGTGTGATCGTCCCCCAGTTGGGTGCCGTCGGTGTCGCTGCCCACGTTGTAAAGAAGGAGACCGGCTTCCGGGTTCTCTTCGGCCCCGTGGCGGCAAAGGATATCCCCACATTCATCGATGCGGGTTACCGGGCGACGCGGGAGATGCGGAAGGTTCGCTTCTCGATGTGGGACCGGCTGGTGCTGACCCCGATGGAGCTGAACCCGGCCATGAAAAAATTTCCATATTTCCTCGTGGGGGTCTTTCTCCTGTTCGGACTGCAACGGGAAGGGATTCTCTTCCGGCCGGCATGGGACGGCGGTCTTTCATTCGTGATCCTGGGGCTGGTCTCGGTCCTCGCCGGGACGGTATTTATGCCGATTTTGCTTCCTTATCTTCCGACCCCCTCCTTCGGGATCAAGGGGTGGATCGCCGGGCTCCTCTCGACCTGCGCGACCTTTCTGGCCGGGGGCGTCCCGTTACGGAGTGTCCTGCTTTCCCTTGTGGCGTTGATTCTCTTTCCTGCAGCGAGTTCCTATCTTGCCCTGAACTTTACCGGATCGACCCCCTACACCGGCATGTCCGGCGTGGAGAAGGAACTGAAGCGGGCCCTTCCGCTCTATTTTACGGCGCTTGTTCTTTCCGCTCTGTTCCTGATCATCTACAAGGTGCGGACATGGGGATGA
- a CDS encoding PEP-CTERM sorting domain-containing protein — protein sequence MSKTSSSTPTRVRSWAVQLGALVFLLFSVTTPAAASPVYAEARLDGVVRQDGTAGMQQTPFDVGGVNATTAQVNEALPESQATGTMGIAARHVAISTGATSSHTSHTWYDAWNQPYNVIDSQATGMTSLTAQFSSTYQIGSATLAAGTPVTVDLLWNLLGSVSQSYGYAGIHVDTSGKTGALGGGSPNLYSFNHLQDWAVGQTHDGTNRIFGDPAGGSATIDASFTGSESLKVGDIFTIGANFDELLYSSIHSEIIPPSTTWRTYTDGWGTANLTADLNLSSADNVVFTPLAVPEPASLLLIGTGLIGLAGLRQRNSRTE from the coding sequence ATGTCGAAAACCAGTTCTTCAACCCCCACCCGCGTCCGGAGTTGGGCCGTCCAGCTTGGCGCTCTCGTCTTCTTACTCTTTTCCGTCACCACACCGGCGGCGGCTTCACCCGTCTATGCGGAAGCACGGCTAGATGGCGTTGTCCGGCAGGACGGCACCGCTGGCATGCAGCAAACCCCCTTCGATGTCGGCGGCGTCAATGCGACCACGGCGCAGGTCAACGAGGCCCTCCCCGAGTCTCAGGCAACCGGCACGATGGGTATCGCTGCCCGCCACGTTGCCATAAGCACCGGCGCTACCTCCAGCCACACGAGCCACACCTGGTACGATGCGTGGAACCAACCCTATAATGTGATCGACAGCCAGGCCACAGGCATGACGAGCCTTACAGCTCAGTTCTCGAGCACCTACCAGATCGGCTCGGCAACGCTCGCCGCCGGCACACCGGTGACCGTGGACCTCCTGTGGAATCTGCTAGGCTCAGTGTCACAGAGCTACGGCTACGCGGGAATCCATGTCGACACCTCCGGCAAGACCGGGGCATTAGGGGGAGGGAGTCCCAACCTTTATTCCTTTAACCACCTCCAGGATTGGGCGGTGGGACAAACGCATGACGGAACAAACCGGATTTTCGGCGACCCCGCCGGCGGGTCGGCGACGATCGACGCTTCGTTTACCGGCAGCGAGTCCCTGAAGGTCGGCGACATCTTCACCATTGGTGCCAACTTCGATGAGTTGCTGTACAGTTCCATCCACAGTGAGATTATCCCTCCGAGTACCACTTGGCGCACCTATACCGATGGTTGGGGAACGGCAAACCTCACGGCCGATCTCAACCTCTCGTCGGCCGACAACGTCGTCTTCACTCCCCTCGCCGTCCCCGAGCCCGCCTCCCTCCTCCTGATCGGAACCGGTCTGATCGGGCTGGCCGGATTGAGACAAAGGAACAGCCGCACTGAATGA
- a CDS encoding glutaredoxin codes for MKVRRAIRRLEVDMEYRNILWPPNIRRLIREGGRYQIPCLFIDGKAMYESDDIIGFLREHFPAR; via the coding sequence ATGAAGGTCCGTCGGGCCATCCGCAGACTTGAGGTCGATATGGAGTACAGGAACATCCTCTGGCCGCCGAACATCCGGCGCCTTATCCGGGAGGGGGGACGCTATCAGATCCCCTGCCTCTTCATCGACGGGAAGGCGATGTACGAATCGGACGATATCATAGGTTTCCTGCGGGAACATTTCCCCGCCCGCTGA
- a CDS encoding NAD(P)H-binding protein, with translation MKGKKTMIFVAGGTGFVGRRLLRGLKEEGRSIRCLVRNREKAEWVAGLGFEAAEGDISDPGSLKGALESIDTVVHLVGIIEEKGGATFESVHVKGTGHLVNEAVAAGVKHFFYQSALGADPASPFGYLKTKAKAEEIVTSSGIDYTIFRPSLIVGEGDGFTERMKQIVSLGPVVPVPGDGTARFQPFSVDDWYRAFQKVLDGKVERNRTYEMGGAEQLTYNEILREILLVLHLDKLIVHLPMGLTRLMLPFMGPARSVASLLGKEIPEVTADLLALLSRDNICAIDSLEKDFGIEPIPFAEALRSFLK, from the coding sequence ATGAAAGGAAAGAAGACAATGATCTTTGTTGCCGGGGGAACAGGCTTCGTCGGGCGCCGTCTCCTGAGAGGGTTGAAAGAGGAAGGACGGTCCATCCGGTGCCTCGTCCGGAACCGGGAAAAGGCGGAGTGGGTCGCAGGTCTCGGTTTCGAGGCCGCGGAAGGGGATATCTCCGATCCCGGATCCTTGAAGGGAGCGCTGGAGAGCATCGATACGGTGGTCCACCTCGTCGGAATCATCGAGGAAAAAGGCGGCGCCACCTTTGAGTCGGTCCACGTGAAGGGAACGGGACACCTCGTCAACGAAGCGGTTGCAGCCGGGGTGAAACACTTCTTCTACCAGTCGGCCCTCGGGGCGGATCCCGCCTCTCCCTTCGGCTACCTGAAAACAAAAGCCAAGGCGGAGGAGATCGTCACCTCTTCCGGAATCGATTATACGATCTTCCGCCCTTCCCTGATCGTAGGGGAGGGGGACGGCTTCACCGAACGGATGAAGCAGATCGTCTCCCTCGGCCCGGTCGTCCCCGTGCCGGGTGACGGGACGGCCCGCTTCCAGCCCTTTTCCGTAGACGACTGGTACCGTGCATTCCAAAAGGTGCTTGACGGCAAGGTGGAACGGAACCGAACCTACGAGATGGGGGGAGCCGAGCAGTTGACCTATAACGAGATCCTCCGGGAGATCCTGCTCGTCCTCCATCTGGACAAACTGATCGTTCATCTGCCGATGGGGCTTACACGGTTGATGCTTCCTTTCATGGGGCCGGCAAGATCGGTCGCCTCCCTCCTCGGGAAGGAGATCCCCGAGGTTACGGCCGACCTCCTCGCCCTTCTCAGCCGGGACAATATCTGTGCCATCGATTCCCTGGAGAAAGATTTCGGGATCGAACCGATCCCCTTCGCGGAGGCACTCCGATCCTTCCTGAAGTAA
- a CDS encoding glycosyltransferase, with protein sequence MSVPYLSLIIPVLDEAEHLPDLLTSLRNQQGLSLEIIIADGGSHDDSCRIAESFHAVVVRTERGRGRQMNAGARAARGEFLLFLHADSGLEDPRLLANALDRLREEISRLGGDGVAGHFPLRFQRSDGRNSLAYRFLEAKSRLNRTNTTSGDQGFLLSKGYFERLGGFDETFPFLEDQEMAERIREEGAWITLPGVLATSARRFEVEGFHRRYILMGIIMGLYSTGTLIFFERARNVYSVQSGMGRLLLTPYFRVLRRMFREDLGFTGSIRVWFRLGRYIRRNAWQLFFFIDLLLGPVFGGDRNPCLCFHDRFFRPLTDFAFFDAVTALLSFAWYMGILAAWFRLTED encoded by the coding sequence ATGTCTGTACCTTATCTTTCTCTGATCATTCCTGTCCTGGATGAGGCGGAACATCTGCCTGACCTGCTCACTTCTCTCCGGAATCAACAAGGGCTCTCTCTGGAAATTATCATCGCCGACGGAGGGTCTCATGACGATTCATGCCGGATCGCAGAATCATTTCATGCCGTTGTCGTACGGACGGAGCGGGGGAGGGGACGGCAGATGAACGCCGGAGCCCGGGCCGCACGGGGAGAATTCCTCCTCTTTCTCCACGCAGACTCCGGGCTGGAAGACCCGCGCCTTCTTGCAAACGCACTCGACCGGTTACGGGAGGAGATCTCGCGATTGGGCGGTGACGGCGTGGCGGGCCATTTCCCCCTCCGTTTTCAGCGGTCCGACGGCCGGAACTCCCTGGCCTACCGGTTCCTCGAAGCCAAGAGCCGTCTCAATAGAACCAATACCACCAGCGGCGACCAGGGCTTCCTGCTGTCGAAGGGATATTTTGAACGCCTCGGTGGGTTCGATGAGACCTTCCCGTTCCTCGAAGACCAGGAGATGGCGGAACGGATCCGGGAAGAGGGGGCCTGGATCACCCTGCCCGGAGTGCTTGCAACCTCCGCCCGGCGGTTTGAAGTGGAAGGCTTCCATCGGCGTTACATACTGATGGGGATCATCATGGGGCTTTACAGTACGGGGACTCTCATTTTCTTTGAGCGTGCCCGGAATGTCTATTCCGTGCAAAGCGGGATGGGGCGGCTCTTGTTGACCCCCTATTTCCGGGTCCTGCGGCGGATGTTCAGGGAGGATCTCGGTTTCACGGGGAGCATCCGTGTCTGGTTCCGGCTGGGGCGTTACATACGCCGTAATGCCTGGCAGCTCTTCTTCTTCATAGATCTCCTGCTGGGGCCCGTGTTCGGTGGAGATCGTAACCCCTGCCTTTGTTTTCACGACCGCTTCTTCCGTCCACTGACCGATTTCGCTTTCTTTGATGCGGTCACGGCCCTTCTGAGTTTTGCCTGGTACATGGGGATCCTGGCTGCCTGGTTCCGGTTGACCGAAGATTGA
- a CDS encoding NAD(P)-binding protein codes for MSLGYRCARAGMKTVILEREDRPGGAFHSHTHDGSGEGFWLELGAHTCYNSYGNLLSMIEGCGIQDQLQPRAKVPFKMIREDRLKSIPSCINFSELLLSVPRLFRLRKEGQSVASYYGPIVGRKNFKTLFSHLFNSVLSQETGDFPADMLFKKRSRRKDVLKSFTFRRGLQSLAGAATSQKGLEVRFGEGVSVLRKEGRDFRVLLREGREVRSPSVALAVPASTAASLLDETLPDLAGELHCIKTVRIESLGVVVEKKDLSLPPFAGAVAAEDSFYSIVSRDTVPHHRYRGFTFHFKPGRLDREGKVRRACELLGLTENQLVDVVEKENLLPALRVGHKEWVRRIDEKLRETSLYLTGNYFSGVAIEDCVSRSFSEFDRLKQDRS; via the coding sequence ATGAGCCTGGGATACCGCTGTGCCCGGGCGGGGATGAAGACGGTCATCCTCGAGAGGGAAGACCGTCCGGGCGGGGCTTTTCATTCCCACACCCATGATGGCTCCGGCGAGGGGTTTTGGCTCGAGCTGGGCGCTCATACCTGTTACAATTCCTACGGGAATCTACTCTCCATGATCGAGGGGTGCGGGATTCAGGATCAACTGCAGCCACGGGCGAAGGTCCCCTTTAAAATGATCCGGGAGGATCGCTTGAAATCGATTCCCTCGTGCATCAATTTTTCGGAACTGCTGCTCTCCGTTCCCCGCCTTTTCCGGCTCAGGAAGGAAGGGCAAAGCGTCGCCTCCTACTACGGTCCCATCGTCGGGAGAAAAAATTTCAAAACCCTCTTTTCTCACCTTTTCAACTCCGTTCTTTCCCAGGAAACGGGCGATTTCCCGGCCGACATGCTGTTCAAAAAGCGTTCCCGTCGCAAGGATGTCTTGAAGAGCTTCACCTTTCGCCGGGGTCTTCAGAGTCTTGCCGGTGCCGCCACCTCTCAGAAGGGGTTGGAGGTCCGTTTCGGAGAAGGTGTTTCCGTTCTGCGGAAGGAGGGCCGGGACTTCCGGGTTCTCCTGAGGGAGGGGAGGGAAGTTCGGTCTCCCTCCGTGGCATTGGCCGTTCCCGCTTCGACGGCGGCCTCACTGCTGGATGAAACCTTGCCCGATCTTGCCGGTGAATTGCATTGTATCAAGACGGTACGGATCGAATCGCTTGGGGTTGTTGTCGAGAAGAAGGATCTTTCCCTACCTCCCTTCGCAGGGGCCGTGGCGGCCGAAGACAGTTTCTATTCCATCGTCTCCCGGGATACGGTTCCCCATCATCGATACCGCGGCTTCACCTTCCACTTCAAGCCGGGCCGGCTCGACCGGGAAGGAAAGGTCCGGCGTGCCTGTGAACTGCTCGGGCTTACGGAGAATCAACTGGTCGATGTCGTGGAGAAGGAGAATCTCCTCCCCGCCCTTCGTGTCGGGCACAAAGAGTGGGTCCGGCGGATCGATGAGAAACTCCGGGAGACGTCACTCTATCTGACGGGAAACTATTTCAGCGGTGTGGCCATCGAGGATTGTGTCTCAAGATCCTTCAGTGAGTTTGATCGTCTGAAGCAGGACCGTTCCTGA
- a CDS encoding efflux RND transporter periplasmic adaptor subunit produces the protein MEVELLRVHPQDISEHFAVGGLLKAGETSIITAEINGAIRKEFYRAGDRVEKGDVLLEFDPEPFSLNLDAADANLEKAEVRFSNRRKEYNRRRQLLKEGFISTEEVDQAERLFQSAKADLDAAKANRQQAAREMRKTEVRSPLPGIVVSRYREVGEQVPPGTPLFKVDDIRHLRIIAGVSEEQVLQIKEKQPVTVRIDPFGKKIFSGRVTRISVPASEQGGTFPVEVDLANPQGLLKPGMVAQVLFPGRMHRGVFLIPRNAVVKELGRSRVWRVHNGRAAGIPVTLGADFGFEVAVTKGLAPGDQVVVIGQDKLTEGTAVTIRKIDEETDR, from the coding sequence GTGGAAGTGGAACTCCTTCGGGTCCACCCGCAGGATATTTCAGAACACTTTGCGGTCGGCGGCCTGCTGAAGGCAGGAGAAACCTCCATCATCACTGCGGAAATCAACGGGGCAATCCGGAAAGAATTTTACCGGGCGGGGGACCGGGTGGAAAAAGGCGATGTTCTCCTTGAATTCGATCCGGAGCCCTTTTCGCTGAACCTGGACGCCGCCGATGCAAACCTGGAAAAGGCCGAGGTCCGTTTTTCCAACCGCCGAAAGGAATACAACAGGCGACGTCAACTCCTGAAAGAGGGTTTCATCTCCACGGAGGAGGTGGACCAGGCGGAGCGGCTGTTTCAATCCGCAAAGGCCGACCTGGACGCGGCAAAGGCAAACCGGCAGCAGGCGGCAAGAGAAATGAGAAAGACCGAGGTCCGCTCTCCCCTCCCCGGAATCGTCGTTTCCCGTTATCGGGAGGTCGGGGAGCAGGTTCCGCCGGGAACTCCTCTTTTCAAGGTGGACGATATCCGACATCTCCGCATCATCGCCGGCGTTTCCGAAGAGCAGGTTTTGCAGATCAAAGAGAAACAACCCGTTACGGTGCGGATCGATCCTTTCGGCAAAAAAATCTTTTCAGGACGGGTGACACGAATCTCCGTCCCTGCCTCTGAACAAGGAGGAACCTTTCCCGTGGAGGTCGATCTCGCGAACCCTCAGGGACTCCTGAAACCGGGCATGGTTGCACAGGTCCTCTTCCCCGGAAGAATGCACCGGGGGGTTTTCCTGATTCCCCGGAACGCCGTTGTGAAGGAACTGGGGCGCAGTCGGGTCTGGCGGGTTCACAACGGCAGGGCCGCCGGTATCCCTGTTACACTCGGCGCCGACTTCGGTTTTGAAGTGGCCGTCACAAAAGGCCTTGCCCCCGGAGATCAGGTCGTCGTGATCGGGCAGGACAAATTGACGGAGGGTACGGCCGTTACCATCCGGAAGATCGACGAGGAGACGGACCGATGA
- a CDS encoding efflux RND transporter permease subunit: protein MTVGAFSVKNPVFVNLVLLLFVVLGITSFRSMPREVFPSVPLDMVTVTTVYPGVSPEEIEKIITIPEENALQGVDGINEIDSQSREGMSLILAKVDQDRDLKKVSQDMESALNRMDPLPDDAKSPVVQEIETRYPVINISVYGNTSEDVRREISDELEDRILEIPGVGEVLKSGYRDREIWVEVDPHRLDAYHLPISEVVLALKRRNLNLPAGILKGIRQEFLIRTVGEFRSTKEILDTVIRKGTDGGMVRIRDVADVKNTFEEASRFGRSNGARAITLIVTKQARGDTIKIADAVKKLKSDLESHLPAGAHLSLSQDNSQWIRNRLHTLYVNGSIGFILVCTILFLTLNWRIALFTALGIPFSFLGAFTFMKFFGMTINMLTLFSLIVVLGIVVDDAIIIAENVFRHLAMGKSPSRAAIEGTNEVVTPVFAAVSTTIAAFLPMLMMTGILGKFMRVIPIVVNFALIASLVEALLTLPSHLADFAPSTSRTRPLFGSGKRFRSYKRRFARALGWLLRRRYKVLLSLLLVTIVTGLIARYEIPFVLFDTNDIPSFIVQIETPEGSPLIRTEAVIARIEKRLLRFPKNEITTLSSLVGSHFDPSSGRTQTGTQLGQVMVELPQFNAENRVNGYQVLEKARRALRGISGIKKMEFVKIQAGPPVGKAVEVRIRGKELPVLRRLSGKIQAYLKTLPGTRDIQDDLEGGKKELIVRVDEKKAALFGIHVEDVALALKSYYGGIKTSEIHRKKDQIDVIVRMAPKFRSDYTLIKTLKVANASGELIPLSMVTKRSLQEGSGVIRRKDQRRTITVTADVDTGITTSSAVKKKIEKQFGTLAGTYPGYSFAFAGEQKEQMESVQSLIDAFLISIITIYIILGTLFRSFIQPFVVMIAVPFAFIGVIIGHLVMGISFGLLSMIGMVAMVGIVVNDSLVLLDFINKSRSAGMSRWRSIITATETRFRPIILTSLTTIAGVSTLAFQRTGQAAFLAPMALSIFWGLTFSTILTLVIVPCFFAVVEDVQIWIRKKLGITVDWAAREKERAKL from the coding sequence ATGACGGTGGGGGCCTTTTCGGTCAAGAACCCTGTTTTCGTCAATCTCGTTCTCCTGTTGTTTGTGGTCCTCGGGATCACCTCTTTTCGAAGCATGCCCAGGGAAGTCTTTCCCTCGGTTCCCCTCGACATGGTGACGGTCACAACCGTCTATCCCGGCGTCTCGCCCGAAGAGATTGAAAAGATCATCACCATCCCGGAAGAGAACGCACTCCAGGGGGTGGATGGAATCAATGAGATCGATTCCCAGTCACGAGAGGGAATGAGCCTCATTCTGGCAAAGGTGGATCAGGACCGGGATCTGAAGAAGGTCTCCCAGGACATGGAAAGCGCCCTGAACCGGATGGACCCGCTGCCGGATGACGCCAAAAGCCCGGTGGTGCAAGAGATCGAGACCCGCTACCCCGTGATCAACATCTCGGTCTACGGGAACACTTCAGAGGATGTACGCCGGGAAATATCAGACGAGTTGGAAGACAGGATACTGGAGATTCCGGGGGTAGGTGAAGTTCTGAAATCCGGATACCGCGACCGGGAAATCTGGGTCGAAGTCGATCCTCATCGTCTCGACGCCTATCATCTGCCGATTTCCGAAGTCGTCCTGGCACTGAAACGACGGAATCTAAATCTTCCTGCCGGCATTCTCAAGGGGATCCGGCAAGAGTTTCTCATTCGAACAGTGGGGGAATTCCGATCGACAAAAGAGATCCTTGATACGGTGATCCGGAAAGGAACCGACGGCGGCATGGTCCGGATCCGGGACGTGGCGGATGTGAAGAATACCTTTGAAGAGGCCTCCCGGTTTGGACGTTCCAACGGCGCCAGAGCCATTACGCTGATCGTCACAAAACAGGCCCGGGGCGATACCATCAAGATTGCCGATGCCGTCAAAAAGCTGAAAAGCGACCTGGAATCCCATCTCCCGGCAGGCGCCCATCTCTCCCTCTCCCAGGACAATTCCCAGTGGATCCGAAACCGGCTCCATACCCTCTACGTGAACGGATCGATCGGATTCATCCTGGTCTGCACCATCCTCTTCCTGACATTGAACTGGCGGATCGCACTCTTTACGGCACTGGGAATCCCCTTCTCCTTCCTGGGAGCCTTCACCTTCATGAAATTCTTCGGCATGACCATCAACATGCTGACCCTCTTCTCCCTCATCGTCGTATTGGGGATCGTCGTCGACGATGCAATCATCATTGCGGAGAATGTCTTCCGTCACCTGGCCATGGGCAAGAGTCCGAGCCGTGCCGCCATTGAGGGAACCAACGAAGTCGTGACCCCCGTCTTTGCCGCTGTGAGTACCACCATTGCCGCCTTTCTTCCGATGTTGATGATGACGGGAATCCTGGGAAAATTCATGCGGGTCATCCCGATCGTAGTGAACTTTGCTCTCATCGCCTCCCTGGTCGAGGCTCTTCTGACCCTCCCCTCCCATCTGGCCGATTTCGCCCCCTCCACTTCACGGACACGCCCCCTTTTCGGTTCGGGGAAGCGCTTCCGGAGTTACAAACGGCGCTTTGCTCGGGCTCTGGGCTGGCTGCTGCGCCGAAGATACAAGGTCCTTCTCTCTCTCTTGCTGGTCACCATCGTGACCGGTCTGATTGCCCGGTATGAGATTCCCTTTGTTCTTTTCGACACCAACGATATCCCCTCCTTCATCGTACAGATCGAAACGCCGGAAGGCTCTCCGCTCATCCGGACCGAGGCGGTCATCGCCAGAATCGAAAAGCGGCTGCTCCGGTTTCCGAAGAACGAGATCACCACCCTCTCCTCTCTGGTGGGAAGTCACTTCGATCCCTCTTCCGGACGGACGCAGACCGGCACGCAGCTCGGACAGGTCATGGTGGAACTGCCTCAGTTTAATGCCGAGAACCGGGTCAACGGTTATCAAGTCCTGGAGAAAGCCCGCCGTGCCCTCCGGGGAATCAGCGGCATAAAGAAAATGGAATTCGTGAAGATCCAGGCCGGCCCCCCGGTGGGAAAGGCGGTAGAGGTCCGGATCCGGGGAAAAGAACTTCCCGTTCTGCGCCGTCTCTCCGGCAAGATCCAGGCATACCTGAAAACACTCCCCGGCACCCGGGATATCCAGGATGATCTCGAAGGGGGAAAGAAGGAATTAATCGTCCGGGTCGATGAGAAAAAAGCAGCCCTCTTCGGCATCCACGTGGAAGATGTCGCCCTGGCGTTGAAAAGCTATTACGGTGGGATCAAGACGAGCGAGATCCATCGCAAGAAAGACCAGATCGATGTCATTGTCCGGATGGCCCCGAAATTCCGGAGCGATTATACTCTCATCAAAACCCTGAAGGTCGCCAACGCATCGGGAGAGTTGATCCCGCTTTCGATGGTTACGAAACGCTCCCTTCAGGAGGGTTCGGGCGTGATTCGCAGAAAGGACCAGCGCCGGACCATCACCGTCACCGCCGATGTCGATACCGGCATCACCACCTCTTCGGCCGTCAAAAAGAAGATTGAAAAACAGTTCGGCACCCTTGCCGGAACCTATCCCGGTTACAGCTTCGCCTTCGCAGGGGAACAGAAAGAACAGATGGAATCGGTGCAGTCACTCATCGACGCCTTTCTCATATCGATCATCACGATCTACATCATTTTGGGAACCCTCTTCCGCTCCTTCATCCAGCCCTTCGTGGTCATGATCGCCGTCCCTTTCGCCTTTATCGGCGTGATCATCGGACACCTCGTAATGGGGATCTCCTTCGGTCTTCTGTCAATGATCGGGATGGTCGCCATGGTGGGGATCGTCGTCAACGACTCCCTCGTCCTGCTCGACTTCATCAACAAGAGCCGTTCCGCCGGCATGAGCCGATGGCGCTCCATCATCACCGCAACGGAGACACGGTTCCGGCCCATCATCCTCACATCGCTGACCACCATCGCCGGGGTTTCCACCCTCGCCTTTCAACGGACGGGCCAGGCGGCATTCCTCGCTCCCATGGCCCTCTCAATCTTCTGGGGCCTAACTTTTTCTACGATCCTGACCCTCGTCATCGTCCCCTGTTTTTTCGCCGTTGTGGAGGATGTGCAGATCTGGATCCGGAAAAAACTCGGGATAACAGTGGACTGGGCGGCGCGTGAGAAGGAACGGGCGAAGTTGTAG